From the Vulpes vulpes isolate BD-2025 chromosome 15, VulVul3, whole genome shotgun sequence genome, the window agacaccttcgggcctccatgacccagctccgcaggatgcggtgcgacctgcccccgccaggtgggctcagggccccggcccctcccgactcggcctgctggggccgcccacaggggacagagcccccggggcccccgtcctcatctctggggctctcctcttctgctccagcctcggggaccccaggccagggctgggcgggcgggtacccactgcagggcccgggcagcagtgtggggggctgagcacagggtcaggccggggggggggtcacgcgggagccgtgaggacccccggggcccccagcgggggacacacagcctgctggagacgctgaccccgtcggcctctttccagcgggacctgaggagttccccacgaggcccctgggcctggagccagtgtccccggcgcccgggcctctcctcccttctccggcctctgagccaccgcccagggtggaggagccggcctccccgggcccagccgcccggcctgagccgcccggaccccctcccggccaggccatcgtccaacttgccccccagccccggcggtggaactccctccccaccctcccggggcaacaaggcggtgcaggcaggcggccccgggacacggcgggcttcgagacagaaaacggggtctccttccatttggcacctgcctgggccaccccagaggccccgcgacggaccgggccctggagcacccccgggactcccatcacgcggtccccccagccccctagggatgacgctgtcgggcccaggacacccttcctgccccgcggccactgcagctcgtgcccctcgctgggcagtgacgggcacagccagggcagagccagggcggcgctgagcccgctgccccgaggccccgcacaggcccgggaccctctgccccccgcgtccacggggcagctcgatgctcgcgggcctcgggggcagagcgtggcggtgagggcgggggcccggaggctccggcccgccgtcaccgtgccctgcctcgtctcgctgtgcctcccggagggcggcaccgcccgcacgggacaccagcccctgacccagagggacctgggctggcctggccccgggctctgtgggggcaggggcgactcgagcgcctgccccaggcccagcgctaatgggatccagcgccccggggccctggccaggcctgcgttctggccccgggccgagcgagccctctcacagcaggatgtggcctcctgggccctgggcgtgccccacagacccaggtcgctgacctagggcagccctggggatcccgggacaccccagggcagggcagcgggggcaggcccgtgggccccacccacacccccacccccacccccacccccacccccacccccacccacacgaggaggcaggctcctccacgcgctggggctccagcagtcagtcacccggccccagggggcccgaggccggggtccagctgccctgcggggacccagcgcaggagcccatgggccgcaggtccacgtcagccctgccgcccccagaaccgcctctcaccgccccgacctcaggacacgcgcccccacccggagtcgagtccgcacaggctcccaggcgggggacgactccagcacccgcacccctgtgggattcccgctttcctctaaggacaggaaggtctcccaggggaaggcgcgcaccctcggctctgagcccctgtttgctgttgcaagttcaataaagtgttgttgtgtgagagggcacggccggctcgtttctgcgtctcccggagctctgtgcacggggtgcggagacacccccagagaggaggagggggcgccgcccaggccccgaccagcccctgcgggggcgccgccaggcacacacggctgacgtccccacgtgccttcccggggcggccagacgccagggtcaggaccccgcagactctactgcgactcagcctgcgcccgcggccaggacgggccctgggacagagtgacagccggggagcctcaggtcaccagggtctgtgctaagcgccctgggaggtctgtgccccctctgtccagggggcctgggctgcccgggctccggggcgcttcctcccctccccgccccgggcctgtgcgcctggggcacagagggcccgcggggcggtcagcgtggccccggagcggacgtcaggacagcaggcccttgcagctctcacacctgggccac encodes:
- the LOC140595604 gene encoding uncharacterized protein, whose product is MSEIAAVLLMFLPEEDAFWALAQLMVGDRHSMHGFFVPGFPKLLRFQRHHERVLQRALPDLRKHMDEEQMSTGIYSPKWFLQCFLGRTPFSLTLKLWDAYVLDGERVLTAMAYTILKVHRKRLLKLPLEGLREFLQDSLAQPWALEDEAVLRHLRASMTQLRRMRCDLPPPAGPEEFPTRPLGLEPVSPAPGPLLPSPASEPPPRVEEPASPGPAARPEPPGPPPGQAIVQLAPQPRRWNSLPTLPGQQGGAGRRPRDTAGFETENGVSFHLAPAWATPEAPRRTGPWSTPGTPITRSPQPPRDDAVGPRTPFLPRGHCSSCPSLGSDGHSQGRARAALSPLPRGPAQARDPLPPASTGQLDARGPRGQSVAVRAGARRLRPAVTVPCLVSLCLPEGGTARTGHQPLTQRDLGWPGPGLCGGRGDSSACPRPSANGIQRPGALARPAFWPRAERALSQQDVASWALGVPHRPRSLT